CTGAATTGACCCCTTGACACAATTTCCACATCTCGAGCAACCATTGGTTTCAGGCCTTCCACAAATCGATGTGCTCGCACTCTATCGCAGGTACCGTATCCGGAGCAAATTTCGCCAATCTAtcaaatttttgtgcatactcgaTCACAAGAAGACTCCATTGGACTAACCCAGTAAATTCATCGACCTTTGCTGCTAGAACTGCTgagttataatacttctcattaaAGACCCTTTTGAAATCGTTCCAGTTCATGGTATCTACATCCTTtgtttgttccaccacctcccaccagatacgagcatctttcctcagcatgtaagatgcacacttcactcggtcattcccatccacccttagcatctgcaaaatgctttctatgcgacttatccactcctcagccactaccgggtctatgcctccctcaaactcaggtgggtgttgttttcgaaatctctctGCTAACAACTCATGTCTAGCCTCTGTAGCAGGATATACCACTGCAGCTGGTGGGTCTCTATTTTCTGCATCTTGCCTGATTTGGACTGGCGGCTCCGGTTGACGTCTCAGCTGACGAAGTTCTTCGTCCTGCCTATGAATGATTCCTTCCAGTGCGGCAATGCGCTCTTCCCATCCCTGTGGTGCTTGAGGTGGTTCATTGATCCCTCCATCATCTcggccttggcct
This Cannabis sativa cultivar Pink pepper isolate KNU-18-1 chromosome 6, ASM2916894v1, whole genome shotgun sequence DNA region includes the following protein-coding sequences:
- the LOC133039403 gene encoding uncharacterized protein LOC133039403; amino-acid sequence: MPPRRSVRVGRGRGRGRGQGQGRDDGGINEPPQAPQGWEERIAALEGIIHRQDEELRQLRRQPEPPVQIRQDAENRDPPAAVVYPATEARHELLAERFRKQHPPEFEGGIDPVVAEEWISRIESILQMLRVDGNDRVKCASYMLRKDARIWWEVVEQTKDVDTMNWNDFKRVFNEKYYNSAVLAAKVDEFTGLVQWSLLVIEYAQKFDRLAKFAPDTVPAIECEHIDLWKA